In one window of Prosthecobacter fusiformis DNA:
- a CDS encoding ABC transporter ATP-binding protein, translating into MSSARLESSPPAVKRAILEIQGLTKVHRTPRHDLTVLRDIHLTLEAGDTLAITGPSGSGKTTLLGLCAGLDDATSGSMKLDGHAFENLSQDARAALRNQLVGFVFQNFQLIPTLTAVENVLVPLELRGERGQQKVAEALLREVGLGDRLDHYPAQLSGGEQQRVALARAFIHRPKILFADEPTGNLDAATSLPIVDMLFRLNREAGTALVLVTHDPSLAAKARRVIKMAGGTIIAEEENAV; encoded by the coding sequence ATGTCATCTGCCAGACTAGAATCTTCCCCTCCGGCTGTCAAACGGGCCATCCTGGAGATCCAGGGGCTGACCAAGGTGCACCGCACCCCGCGCCATGACCTGACGGTGCTGCGCGACATCCACCTGACGCTGGAGGCGGGCGATACGCTGGCGATCACGGGCCCCTCCGGCAGTGGCAAGACCACGTTGTTAGGCCTGTGTGCGGGCCTGGACGATGCCACGTCCGGCTCGATGAAACTGGACGGTCACGCTTTTGAAAACCTGTCCCAGGATGCGCGGGCGGCGCTGCGTAACCAATTGGTGGGTTTCGTTTTCCAAAACTTCCAGCTCATCCCGACCCTGACGGCGGTGGAGAATGTCCTGGTCCCGCTGGAGCTGCGCGGTGAACGAGGCCAGCAAAAGGTGGCCGAGGCGCTTCTGCGCGAGGTGGGCCTGGGCGACCGCCTGGATCATTATCCTGCCCAGCTTTCAGGTGGCGAGCAGCAGCGCGTGGCCCTGGCGCGGGCCTTCATTCATCGCCCGAAAATCCTCTTTGCCGATGAACCCACGGGCAACCTGGATGCGGCCACCAGCCTGCCGATCGTGGACATGCTGTTCCGGCTGAACCGGGAGGCGGGCACGGCCCTGGTGCTGGTGACTCACGATCCCAGCCTGGCCGCCAAGGCCCGGCGTGTGATCAAAATGGCCGGTGGGACGATCATCGCGGAGGAAGAAAATGCCGTCTGA
- a CDS encoding ABC transporter permease yields MPSDPRPLPAGLVPALLHPWTWKMAWRDSRTQRLRLLIFSLAIVSGIASLVAIHSLKASVESGIRAQAKELLGSDLQVSSSQPLSPDETNGLTKRSTRVTREVAFPSMMTFPNGGTRLVHVRALDGDYPYYGQVKTVPAEAWQRRSGETGILLDESLLEQFQVKPGDEIELGRLRLKILGALHSSAPRASRFSALAPEAYVRLADVQQSGLIGANSMVTHLLHLEIPQGPPSAELKESVRRDFPTASWRLETPEDRQESLGDALALFQRYLGILALASLALGALGVAGAVQSHINRRVATIAILRCLGAPRQLAAAVYIAQSAALGLLGAILGAGIGIGLQTGLLSLFRDSLPIAVTPAPEWAVVFRTTLAGFAVCCGFALIPILKIHRISPAITLRSGGLLPGSVLRTVPVYLLLTALLLLLALTNDADWKRACILVGGLAAAFALVLGVARGLMAVTRRIVRPGWPYLLRQGISNLHRPGNQTLLFLLSLGLGTFLLLTILLAGDLLQQRLHITQTKENPNLYLIDVQPDQVEGVMALVKGQGLPVLETAPMVTMRIQALRGVPIAKAEGVPRWIANREFRSSYRARLNASETLIAGEWHETVPDPQGPIPVSLEEKIAADMHLTVGDTLTLDVQGVTLEARVTSLRQVDWSRFNLNFFMVFRPGALEGAPGFHVVTTRTPDAAAVGRLQHDLTRDFANVSSIDLAQILETVRDILSKISQVVTLLGGLTLIAALPIVTGTLLNGRDVRLRESVLLRTLGASARQVQAILILEFAALGILAALTGTLLAAAASSALAVYVFDTSPSLDVTVIMVTFLSTTALSILGGLALSRGVTNHPPLEILRNA; encoded by the coding sequence ATGCCGTCTGATCCCCGCCCGCTGCCCGCCGGTCTGGTGCCCGCCCTGCTGCATCCCTGGACCTGGAAAATGGCCTGGCGTGACAGCCGCACGCAGCGCCTGCGCCTGCTCATCTTTTCCCTCGCCATCGTCTCCGGCATCGCCTCGCTGGTCGCCATTCACTCGCTGAAGGCCAGTGTGGAAAGCGGCATCCGGGCGCAGGCCAAGGAACTGCTCGGCTCCGATCTCCAGGTGTCTTCCTCCCAGCCGCTCTCGCCCGACGAGACCAACGGCCTAACAAAACGTTCGACACGTGTCACCCGCGAGGTGGCTTTCCCCTCGATGATGACCTTTCCCAATGGCGGGACCCGGCTGGTGCACGTGCGCGCTTTGGACGGGGACTATCCGTACTATGGGCAGGTGAAAACGGTGCCCGCGGAGGCCTGGCAGCGCCGGTCCGGCGAAACAGGCATTTTGTTAGACGAGTCCCTTTTGGAGCAGTTCCAGGTGAAGCCGGGCGATGAAATCGAGCTCGGCCGCCTGCGGTTAAAAATCCTCGGCGCCCTGCACAGCAGCGCGCCGCGTGCCAGCCGTTTCAGCGCCCTCGCTCCGGAGGCTTACGTGCGGCTGGCCGATGTGCAGCAGAGCGGGCTCATCGGGGCTAACAGCATGGTCACGCATCTGCTCCATTTGGAGATCCCGCAGGGGCCGCCTTCGGCCGAGCTAAAGGAGAGCGTGCGCCGCGATTTCCCCACAGCCTCCTGGCGGCTGGAGACCCCGGAGGACCGGCAGGAAAGCCTGGGCGATGCGCTGGCTTTGTTTCAGCGCTATCTCGGCATTTTGGCGCTGGCTTCCCTCGCGCTCGGTGCGCTGGGGGTGGCGGGGGCCGTGCAGTCCCACATCAACCGTCGCGTGGCCACCATCGCCATCCTGCGCTGTCTCGGTGCGCCGCGCCAGCTCGCGGCGGCGGTTTACATCGCCCAGAGCGCAGCCCTGGGCCTGCTTGGCGCCATCTTGGGCGCGGGCATTGGCATCGGTTTGCAAACGGGCCTGCTGAGCCTGTTTCGTGACAGCCTGCCCATTGCCGTCACACCCGCGCCGGAGTGGGCCGTCGTCTTCCGCACCACGCTGGCGGGCTTTGCGGTGTGCTGCGGATTTGCGCTCATCCCCATCCTGAAAATTCACCGCATCTCCCCGGCCATCACCCTGCGCAGCGGCGGCCTGCTGCCTGGCAGCGTGCTCCGTACGGTGCCCGTGTACCTGCTGCTCACCGCGCTGCTCCTGCTGCTGGCCCTAACCAACGATGCTGACTGGAAACGGGCGTGCATTCTGGTCGGCGGGCTGGCTGCGGCCTTCGCCCTGGTCCTTGGGGTGGCTCGTGGACTCATGGCCGTCACGCGGCGCATCGTCCGGCCTGGCTGGCCTTACCTTTTGCGGCAGGGCATTTCCAACCTGCATCGTCCTGGCAACCAGACCCTGCTGTTTCTGCTTTCATTGGGGCTCGGTACTTTTCTGCTGCTCACCATCCTGCTGGCCGGGGATCTTTTGCAGCAGCGCCTGCACATCACCCAGACCAAGGAAAATCCGAATCTCTACCTCATCGATGTGCAGCCCGATCAAGTGGAGGGCGTGATGGCGCTGGTGAAAGGCCAGGGCCTGCCGGTTTTGGAAACTGCCCCCATGGTCACCATGCGCATCCAGGCCCTGCGCGGCGTGCCCATCGCCAAGGCGGAAGGCGTGCCCCGCTGGATCGCCAACCGTGAATTCCGCTCCAGCTACCGGGCCCGGCTGAATGCCAGCGAAACCTTGATCGCCGGCGAGTGGCATGAGACCGTGCCGGATCCCCAGGGGCCCATCCCGGTCTCGCTGGAAGAAAAGATCGCCGCGGACATGCATCTCACCGTTGGCGACACCTTGACTCTGGATGTTCAGGGCGTCACCCTGGAGGCCCGTGTCACCAGCCTGCGCCAGGTGGACTGGAGCCGGTTTAACCTGAACTTCTTCATGGTTTTCCGACCCGGCGCTCTGGAGGGCGCACCAGGCTTTCACGTGGTGACCACCCGCACCCCGGATGCGGCGGCGGTGGGGCGGCTGCAGCACGATCTCACCCGCGACTTCGCCAACGTGTCTTCCATCGACCTGGCGCAGATTTTGGAAACCGTGCGCGACATCCTTTCGAAGATCTCCCAGGTCGTCACCCTCCTGGGCGGCCTGACGCTCATCGCCGCGCTGCCCATCGTCACCGGCACGCTGCTCAACGGGCGCGATGTCCGCCTGCGGGAAAGCGTGCTGCTGCGCACGCTGGGGGCCTCGGCCCGGCAGGTGCAGGCCATCCTCATCCTCGAGTTCGCCGCGCTCGGTATCCTCGCCGCCCTGACCGGGACGCTGCTGGCCGCAGCCGCGAGTTCCGCCCTGGCCGTGTACGTTTTCGACACGTCACCCTCGCTGGATGTGACGGTCATCATGGTCACCTTCCTCAGCACCACCGCCCTTTCCATCCTGGGTGGCCTCGCCCTCAGCCGCGGCGTGACGAACCATCCGCCGCTGGAGATTCTGCGGAATGCCTGA
- a CDS encoding SAM-dependent methyltransferase — protein MHAFLPAVDCAPFLAAELERSGAKAQADEATGFVFADTLPALPYLAFARQSLPESTEVKDASINGWADQIITRIAGVLPDAQPWRLHLWTAYGEGRAGLHRCSLIRAALNERLKKRRRALLRSLEDGTAPFTQETSLVQAVLTGPDAGYISVSSAPQTLALRAILSPFIGGNIPHAEDKAAPSRAFAKVIEAELRLGQQIERGQTCVDLGASPGSWSYVAIQRGARVTAIDRSPLRDDLMRNPRLDFIQADAFKFRPEQPVDWLICDIIAAPQRSIDLLLEWLRERQMRRFIVTLKFKGTDEYALMDQLKELAPPLCQDFRLNRLCANKNEVTAFGIAAGI, from the coding sequence ATGCACGCCTTTCTGCCTGCTGTTGATTGTGCCCCCTTCCTGGCGGCTGAACTGGAGCGCTCAGGTGCCAAGGCCCAGGCAGATGAGGCCACCGGTTTTGTCTTTGCGGATACCCTCCCGGCGCTGCCTTACCTTGCCTTTGCCCGTCAGTCTCTGCCGGAGAGCACCGAAGTCAAAGATGCATCCATCAACGGCTGGGCGGATCAGATCATCACGCGCATCGCCGGGGTGCTGCCAGATGCCCAGCCCTGGCGGCTCCACCTTTGGACCGCGTATGGCGAAGGCCGCGCAGGGCTACACCGCTGCTCGCTCATCCGTGCTGCCTTGAATGAGCGGTTGAAGAAACGTCGCCGTGCATTGCTGCGTTCCCTGGAAGATGGAACGGCCCCTTTCACTCAGGAAACTTCCTTGGTGCAGGCGGTGCTGACAGGCCCAGATGCAGGATACATCTCCGTCAGTTCAGCCCCGCAAACTCTGGCCCTGCGGGCCATCCTTTCACCCTTCATTGGCGGTAACATCCCCCATGCCGAGGACAAGGCCGCCCCCAGCCGCGCTTTTGCCAAGGTCATCGAGGCGGAGTTGCGGCTTGGCCAGCAAATCGAGCGTGGCCAGACCTGCGTGGACCTGGGTGCCTCCCCCGGAAGTTGGAGCTATGTGGCCATCCAACGCGGAGCCAGGGTCACTGCCATTGACCGCAGCCCTTTGCGTGATGACCTCATGCGCAATCCCCGCCTCGATTTCATCCAGGCGGATGCCTTCAAGTTCCGGCCTGAGCAACCCGTGGATTGGCTCATCTGCGACATCATCGCCGCCCCACAACGCAGCATTGATCTGCTACTGGAGTGGCTGCGCGAACGCCAGATGCGTCGTTTCATCGTGACGCTCAAATTCAAAGGTACCGATGAATACGCCCTGATGGATCAGCTTAAAGAACTGGCCCCGCCTCTTTGCCAGGACTTCCGCCTCAATCGCCTCTGCGCGAACAAGAACGAAGTGACTGCCTTTGGGATCGCTGCCGGAATTTGA
- a CDS encoding aminoglycoside phosphotransferase family protein, which yields MPPEHEALLILTRQQFPALRDVACEVEPIVKGGSDRHFYRFTWAGNVHPTMILMVYTMARRDNPKFVPATRRLAALGVNVPAIYAFDEQRLCVWLEDLGRDDLHAHREDPWEIRRAYYESTLVEAAKLHSIKSASLSAADLSSMEPEFNEGLYEWEQNYFIEHFVRGVLRRDADAPAHAPARTVLMELRQRLARLPRCLVHRDFQSQNVLLRDGQAWLVDYQGLRPGLAEYDLASLLFDPYVTLSRSERGELLQYYANLRNLPLPELRTVVYQCAAQRLMQALGAYGNLSRNQGKASFEQHIPAGVRNLTAVCDEAPELAPLRSLFL from the coding sequence ATGCCACCTGAACACGAGGCCCTCCTTATCCTGACACGCCAGCAATTTCCTGCACTGAGGGATGTGGCTTGCGAGGTGGAGCCCATCGTCAAAGGCGGCTCAGATCGGCATTTCTATCGATTTACCTGGGCCGGGAATGTTCATCCGACGATGATCCTCATGGTCTATACGATGGCCAGGCGGGATAATCCAAAGTTTGTCCCTGCAACCCGCCGCCTTGCAGCCCTCGGCGTCAATGTTCCGGCCATCTATGCCTTCGATGAACAGCGTCTCTGCGTCTGGCTGGAGGATCTGGGAAGGGACGACCTGCATGCGCATCGCGAGGATCCCTGGGAAATCCGGCGCGCCTACTATGAATCCACCCTGGTGGAAGCGGCGAAACTTCACTCCATTAAATCTGCAAGTCTGAGTGCGGCGGATCTCAGCAGCATGGAGCCTGAGTTCAATGAAGGTCTCTACGAATGGGAGCAGAATTACTTCATCGAACACTTTGTTCGGGGCGTGCTCCGCCGTGATGCGGATGCCCCAGCCCATGCGCCTGCACGCACCGTGCTCATGGAACTCCGCCAGCGGCTCGCCCGCCTCCCCCGCTGCCTCGTGCACCGTGATTTTCAAAGTCAAAATGTGCTCTTGAGAGATGGCCAAGCCTGGCTGGTGGATTATCAGGGCCTGCGTCCCGGACTGGCGGAATACGATCTGGCCTCCCTTCTTTTTGACCCGTATGTGACCCTGAGCCGAAGTGAACGGGGTGAGCTGCTGCAATACTATGCGAACCTTCGCAACCTGCCTCTGCCTGAGCTGCGTACTGTCGTTTATCAATGTGCCGCGCAGCGCCTGATGCAGGCCCTGGGAGCCTACGGCAACCTCAGTCGCAACCAAGGGAAGGCGTCCTTTGAACAACACATCCCTGCCGGTGTACGCAACCTCACCGCTGTGTGTGATGAGGCCCCTGAGCTGGCACCCCTGCGCAGCCTCTTCCTTTAA
- a CDS encoding AraC family transcriptional regulator, whose amino-acid sequence MKPVFEKVPRRDWESFHCELVHGPDYGTRWHFHPEFQITLAIRSRGHRVVGDNIAPISDGDLVLVGSNLPHVWHQEEGAGIVDAIIIRFEENFLGKDMMALPELESVRRLLRRASRGLEIKGAVRKEVSLRLRHLAESDGLTRVVDLLAVLDVMSRAKDLKPLASAAYEPTLHATDQGRMERVCDYIHQHLTEDIDRAQLAKLAHLSEGAFSRFFRSRTGKTVPEYINEVRIGRACRMIAEDQNNITDIALDCGYRNLANFNRRFREVVGSTPREYRTQMRTLGGKPG is encoded by the coding sequence ATGAAGCCTGTCTTTGAGAAAGTCCCGCGCAGGGACTGGGAGTCCTTTCACTGTGAACTCGTGCATGGACCCGACTACGGTACACGCTGGCATTTTCACCCGGAATTCCAGATCACCCTGGCCATCCGCAGTCGGGGCCACCGGGTCGTGGGGGATAACATCGCGCCCATCAGCGACGGAGACTTGGTGCTGGTGGGGTCCAATCTGCCCCACGTCTGGCATCAGGAGGAGGGTGCGGGCATCGTGGATGCTATCATCATTCGCTTTGAGGAAAACTTTCTCGGCAAGGATATGATGGCCCTGCCGGAGCTGGAGTCTGTCCGCCGTCTGCTGCGCCGGGCCAGCCGGGGGCTGGAAATCAAGGGGGCAGTCCGCAAAGAAGTTTCGCTGCGCCTGCGCCATCTTGCGGAGAGTGATGGGCTGACCCGTGTCGTGGACTTGTTGGCGGTGCTGGACGTCATGTCTCGTGCCAAGGACCTCAAGCCCCTGGCCAGCGCTGCTTATGAGCCAACACTCCATGCCACGGACCAAGGCCGCATGGAGCGCGTCTGCGACTACATCCACCAGCACCTCACGGAGGATATCGACCGGGCGCAGCTCGCCAAGCTGGCCCACCTGAGCGAGGGGGCCTTCAGCCGCTTCTTCCGCTCCCGTACCGGCAAGACGGTGCCTGAATACATCAACGAAGTCCGCATTGGCCGTGCCTGCCGGATGATCGCCGAAGACCAGAACAACATCACGGACATTGCCCTGGACTGCGGATACCGGAACTTGGCCAACTTCAACCGCCGCTTCCGCGAAGTGGTCGGCAGCACGCCCCGTGAATACCGCACCCAAATGCGTACGTTGGGTGGCAAGCCAGGCTGA
- the ispF gene encoding 2-C-methyl-D-erythritol 2,4-cyclodiphosphate synthase produces the protein MNRVGIGYDVHPFEEGRPLILGGIEIPHTRGLKGHSDADVLCHAIADAILGSMGLPDIGFYFPPTDASIEGICSLRILEKCAALAIEKGYAITNVDSTLIAEAPKVMKHAAAMKEKIAEALGIKPDEVGIKATTNERMGFVGREEGIAAMAVACVEK, from the coding sequence ATGAACCGCGTTGGCATTGGCTATGATGTGCACCCCTTTGAAGAAGGCCGCCCCCTGATCCTGGGCGGTATTGAGATCCCCCATACCCGTGGCTTGAAAGGCCATTCGGATGCCGATGTGCTCTGCCATGCCATTGCCGATGCTATCCTCGGCTCGATGGGCCTGCCGGACATCGGTTTCTACTTCCCGCCCACGGATGCCAGCATCGAAGGCATCTGTAGCCTGCGCATCCTGGAAAAGTGCGCCGCCCTGGCCATTGAGAAAGGCTATGCGATCACCAATGTGGACTCCACCCTCATCGCGGAAGCTCCCAAGGTGATGAAGCATGCGGCGGCGATGAAGGAGAAGATAGCGGAGGCACTGGGCATCAAGCCAGACGAGGTCGGCATTAAGGCGACCACCAACGAGCGCATGGGTTTTGTCGGCCGCGAAGAAGGCATCGCGGCGATGGCCGTGGCTTGTGTGGAGAAGTGA
- a CDS encoding DUF1592 domain-containing protein has translation MPPSVRLFILTSFAASLQAAPEWKSVQPVLAESCYDCHNGKKTKGGVDLERLETDPSVEKEYALWEKVKDVIAKGEMPPEDETQLSADEKKNLLTWATASMDAVATANAGDPGAVTLRRLTNAEYDYTIRDLTGVNYGLAKEFQPDGGGGEGFANTGDTLFVNPAQLDKYLSAARKLADHATILPGTGVTFHPQRVGMRGNAQVKGQAQQALYVWYQKMSGPHLPTYDRELREADYMLACWKWKHKDLTGAASLEQLAKDANLSIAFLTNWWTMLNDTKTQSRFLDLTKVPWRNLPPPDSAKPKEVPAPVLASLQAIQKQRHSWNNPENPDKPGTGVQRRQQDADGLRTYGGNRVVTLGKSEFHVVVGDIGDGNGGDYVNFTGLTVRLKNGKNHEYAPFMRQRRDADKKLIKEIESGKPAPKDITADLLKKRIAESEKALSYFGKDPLGKNRIGENILAAKAPVIITLPLPEDSKEVFGSGRLDMQTPEVDLATVQWTLAVDTPPNPKDIIPGVLTVWKRNTDAHRRTMSDFSRMKAVFPDMLERRLEEVARNLYSEKPGPGVYYFSDEQLKPIIPETEKKRLEQMRLDWSFLVRDGLKKEQQIQYDDLMRQHLHRFASQAWRRPTTHAERTQLSKLYQAGLTKDLDRESAAREVVTLILVSPNFLYKTEIGTENTAATPPRSVVPASAGSGKAAAQTANLAPKTSTPAKTHGSAEIPPRSVVPASAGSEKASAQTPAEANTPKPSTTEVTLNAWELASRLSYFLWSSQPDWQLRKAATDGTLLKPEVLTAQVKRMLKDPKAEAMAKEFAGQWLEFKGFDKHAAVDDKKFPEFTPELRRDLDRETTLFFTSLIREDRPVQEIIGADYTFLNERLAKHYGVPDVKGEEFRKVNVKNHHRGGLLGQGSMLTKTSRSHRTSPVLRGNWLLQAVLGTPVPPPPADVPELKEHGPKPATVREMLEQHRASKSCSGCHDRIDPLGFALEGFDAIGRFREKDDAGLPLDTSGQVKGGAKFVGFEGLRDYLKTQEDQLTHHFSRKLIGFALGRQLLPTDKLLMQKIKTDLADNDGHFSAAVLAVVQSRQFTSKRL, from the coding sequence ATGCCCCCTTCCGTTCGTCTTTTCATCCTCACGTCTTTCGCGGCGTCGCTCCAGGCGGCCCCCGAATGGAAATCTGTACAGCCGGTGCTCGCCGAATCCTGCTACGACTGCCACAACGGCAAAAAGACCAAAGGGGGAGTGGATCTGGAGCGACTGGAAACGGACCCCTCCGTGGAAAAGGAATACGCCCTCTGGGAAAAGGTGAAGGACGTCATCGCCAAAGGTGAAATGCCACCTGAAGACGAAACCCAGCTTTCCGCCGACGAAAAAAAGAACCTCCTCACATGGGCCACCGCCTCCATGGATGCCGTGGCCACCGCCAATGCGGGCGATCCCGGAGCCGTCACCCTCCGCCGCCTGACCAATGCCGAATATGACTACACCATCCGTGATCTCACGGGGGTGAACTACGGCCTCGCTAAAGAGTTCCAGCCGGATGGCGGCGGCGGCGAAGGTTTCGCCAACACCGGTGACACGCTTTTTGTTAATCCGGCCCAGCTCGACAAATACCTCTCTGCCGCCCGCAAGCTGGCGGACCACGCCACCATCCTGCCCGGCACCGGTGTCACCTTTCATCCACAACGCGTCGGCATGCGCGGCAATGCCCAAGTCAAAGGCCAGGCCCAGCAGGCTCTTTATGTGTGGTACCAGAAAATGTCCGGCCCGCATCTGCCCACCTATGACCGGGAACTGCGGGAAGCTGATTACATGCTGGCCTGCTGGAAATGGAAGCACAAGGATCTCACTGGAGCCGCTTCCCTCGAGCAGCTCGCCAAAGACGCGAATCTCTCCATCGCCTTCCTGACCAACTGGTGGACCATGCTCAATGACACCAAGACCCAGTCCCGTTTCCTGGACCTGACCAAAGTGCCTTGGCGCAATCTGCCACCGCCGGATTCCGCAAAACCCAAAGAAGTTCCCGCCCCAGTCCTGGCCAGCCTACAGGCCATCCAAAAACAACGTCATTCCTGGAACAACCCAGAAAACCCAGACAAGCCCGGCACCGGAGTGCAGCGCCGCCAGCAGGACGCCGACGGTCTCCGCACCTATGGCGGCAACCGCGTGGTGACCCTGGGCAAAAGTGAATTCCATGTCGTCGTCGGTGATATTGGCGATGGCAATGGCGGTGACTATGTCAACTTCACAGGCCTCACCGTCCGGCTCAAAAACGGAAAAAATCACGAATACGCACCTTTCATGCGCCAGCGCCGGGACGCGGATAAAAAGCTGATCAAAGAAATCGAATCGGGTAAACCTGCGCCCAAAGACATCACCGCAGACCTGCTGAAGAAGCGCATCGCCGAGTCTGAAAAAGCCCTGTCTTATTTTGGCAAGGATCCTTTGGGCAAAAACCGGATCGGTGAAAACATCCTTGCCGCCAAAGCTCCCGTCATCATCACCCTGCCCCTGCCTGAGGACTCCAAGGAAGTCTTTGGCTCCGGTCGCCTGGACATGCAAACACCCGAAGTGGACTTGGCCACCGTGCAATGGACCCTGGCCGTGGACACACCGCCAAATCCCAAAGACATCATCCCGGGGGTCCTCACCGTCTGGAAACGCAACACTGATGCCCATCGCAGAACCATGTCAGATTTCAGCCGCATGAAGGCCGTCTTCCCAGACATGCTCGAGCGTCGTCTGGAAGAGGTGGCACGCAACCTCTACAGTGAAAAACCCGGCCCTGGTGTCTATTATTTCAGCGATGAGCAACTCAAACCCATCATCCCGGAAACCGAAAAGAAACGCCTGGAACAGATGCGCCTCGACTGGAGTTTCCTCGTCCGCGACGGTCTCAAAAAAGAGCAGCAGATCCAGTATGACGACCTCATGCGCCAGCACCTGCACCGCTTCGCCAGCCAGGCCTGGCGCCGCCCCACCACCCATGCTGAGCGCACTCAGCTTTCGAAACTTTATCAGGCTGGCCTAACCAAGGATTTGGATCGTGAATCCGCCGCCCGCGAAGTCGTCACCCTCATCCTCGTCTCGCCTAACTTTCTGTATAAAACCGAGATCGGCACCGAAAATACAGCGGCCACCCCTCCCCGCTCTGTAGTCCCGGCTTCAGCCGGTTCAGGAAAAGCCGCAGCCCAAACCGCAAACCTTGCCCCTAAAACCTCCACCCCCGCAAAAACCCACGGCAGCGCTGAAATCCCTCCCCGCTCTGTAGTCCCGGCTTCAGCCGGTTCAGAAAAGGCCTCAGCCCAAACCCCGGCTGAAGCCAATACTCCAAAACCCTCCACCACGGAAGTCACCCTCAATGCCTGGGAACTCGCTTCCCGCCTCAGCTACTTCCTCTGGTCCTCCCAACCCGACTGGCAACTGCGCAAAGCAGCCACCGATGGCACCCTTTTGAAGCCTGAAGTCCTCACCGCCCAGGTGAAGCGCATGCTCAAGGACCCGAAAGCCGAGGCCATGGCCAAGGAATTCGCCGGCCAGTGGCTGGAGTTCAAGGGCTTCGACAAACACGCTGCCGTGGATGACAAAAAATTCCCGGAATTCACCCCCGAACTGCGCCGCGATCTCGACCGTGAAACCACCCTCTTTTTCACCAGCCTGATCCGTGAAGACCGCCCTGTGCAAGAGATCATCGGCGCGGATTACACCTTCCTCAATGAACGCCTGGCCAAGCACTACGGAGTGCCGGATGTGAAGGGTGAGGAGTTTCGCAAAGTCAATGTGAAGAACCACCATCGCGGAGGTTTGTTAGGCCAGGGCAGCATGCTCACCAAGACCTCCCGCAGTCACCGCACCAGCCCCGTGCTTCGGGGCAACTGGCTGCTTCAGGCGGTGCTTGGCACCCCCGTCCCGCCGCCGCCCGCCGACGTGCCCGAACTTAAGGAACACGGCCCCAAACCCGCCACCGTCCGCGAGATGCTGGAGCAGCACCGCGCCTCCAAATCCTGCTCCGGCTGCCATGACCGCATTGACCCCCTCGGCTTTGCCCTGGAAGGCTTCGACGCCATTGGCCGCTTCCGTGAAAAGGACGATGCCGGCCTGCCCCTGGATACCTCCGGCCAGGTCAAAGGCGGTGCCAAGTTTGTCGGTTTCGAAGGTCTGCGCGACTACCTGAAAACTCAGGAAGACCAGCTCACCCACCACTTTTCCCGCAAGCTCATCGGCTTCGCCCTCGGCCGTCAGCTCCTGCCCACCGACAAGCTCCTGATGCAAAAGATCAAGACCGATCTGGCCGACAATGACGGCCACTTTTCCGCCGCTGTACTCGCCGTTGTCCAAAGCCGCCAGTTCACCAGCAAACGCCTCTGA
- a CDS encoding 3-keto-disaccharide hydrolase gives MKRLLLFLASLTILHTGFAQDKDADGFTPLFNGQDLSGWDGDPKLWKAEDGLITGICTGPDSPVNNTFLIWRGGQVKDFELRATVRVIGDNNSGIQYRSRPLPEAGPWGITGYQIDIHPAIEHTGMTYEEKGRGIFGLNGKNVVMSPDGVRWLVAEHDPIKADVSKWNEYTIIARGNHLIHQINGQTTSEFTDHNEKARSLEGLLAIQLHRGNANTVQIKDLRIKTLSPTPTLVFDQASIPAGAQKIDRPGTKNPQGTGPAAPAKK, from the coding sequence ATGAAACGTCTCCTTCTCTTCCTCGCCTCCCTCACCATCCTTCACACCGGCTTCGCCCAGGACAAAGACGCGGACGGCTTCACCCCGCTCTTCAATGGCCAGGACCTCAGCGGCTGGGACGGCGACCCCAAACTTTGGAAGGCGGAAGACGGCCTCATCACCGGCATCTGCACGGGACCGGACAGTCCGGTGAACAATACCTTTCTCATCTGGCGTGGCGGTCAGGTGAAAGACTTCGAACTGCGCGCCACCGTCCGCGTCATCGGCGATAACAACTCGGGCATCCAGTATCGCAGCCGTCCGCTCCCCGAGGCCGGTCCCTGGGGCATCACCGGGTATCAAATCGACATTCATCCCGCCATTGAACACACCGGCATGACCTATGAGGAAAAAGGTCGCGGCATCTTCGGCCTCAACGGCAAAAATGTCGTCATGAGTCCCGACGGTGTCCGCTGGCTCGTCGCCGAGCACGATCCCATCAAAGCGGATGTCTCCAAGTGGAACGAGTACACCATCATCGCCCGTGGCAACCACCTCATCCACCAGATCAACGGACAGACCACTTCCGAATTTACCGACCACAACGAAAAAGCCCGCAGCCTGGAAGGCCTCCTCGCCATCCAGCTTCATCGGGGTAATGCCAACACCGTCCAGATCAAGGACCTGCGCATCAAAACCCTCAGCCCAACCCCTACCCTCGTCTTTGATCAGGCCAGCATACCTGCCGGAGCCCAAAAGATCGACCGCCCCGGCACCAAAAACCCACAAGGCACCGGCCCCGCTGCCCCCGCAAAGAAGTAA